A stretch of DNA from Iodobacter fluviatilis:
ACTTCCTATCCCGCCGCTGATGTTTGGGAAAATTGCAGATTTTAAAGATGACCCAGATGGATTACTGCGCTTTCAGGTCAAGTTATCCGGTCTAAAAAACGAGGCCTTAGTCTGGGCAAGGCTGGGTACGCCTTTAGCAGGGAATAAAAAAGGGCTGTATTTACCCCCTAAAAAAGACGATGAAGTGGTGGTCGGCTTTATTGGCGACAACTGGAATTGCCCGGTAATTTTAGCTTCAGTCCACAACCCCAAGCAGCTTCCCCCCATCAGCTATGCCAAAGAAATGCCCAAATTTGGATTGGTACTCGAAGAGAAAGGCTTGCAATGGCTGATGGATGAGAAAAGCAAAGAATTAACGCTCTCCGCCGCAGAAAAAAAACCGGCGATCAAACTCTCTGCAGAAAAAGGGCTATCGATAGGCGATGAGAAAAGCACGCTGGTTTTTGATAAAGGCATTGCCATCAAGAGCAAAGATGCAAATGTAAGCATCGAAGGAAAAAAAATCGCCATCAAAAGCGCAAGCAATGTCGAAATAAAAGTATCTGGTTTCGTCAACATCAGCTAAGGCAACGATGAACAACTATCCATTTTTAGGCTCAGGCTGGGCGTTTCCTCCCACCTTTACCGCCCCTGGCGTATCACCACTTATGCATCAGGGCGAGCCACTGATACAGCAAGCCCTGAATTTGATCCTTGGCACCACCCTGGGCGAGCGCGTCATGCGCCCAGATTATGGCTCCCAGCTTGCGCAGCAAATGTTCGGCTCGATTGAGGCATCTACGATTCGCCAGCTGGAGCTCAGCGTGCACGACGCCCTGCTCAATCATGAGCCGCGCATTGATCTAAATAGCGTTATGGCGCAATCGGGAGGCGATGGCTGTATCAATTTACACATTGATTACACCGTGCGGGCAACCAATACCCGCAGCAATATGGTCTATCCGTTTTATTTATCCGAGGCCGTTTTGTGAGCAGTAAACCGGTGTTGTGCACCAGCCAGCAGATCATGTGCAAGCCACAGCTGGGTGCGGCCATACTTTTAGCGCCGGTGATGCTCACACTGAGCAGCAGTGCAAGCAAACTAAAAGTAATGGGCAAACCAGTGGTACTCCAGGGTGACATCGCCAAAGTCAAAATGCCCAGTCCCTATATGGCCGGTGCCTTTGTGATTCCCGGCGCTTTATTGGTACAGGCCGACGCAGAAAAACCCGAGCAGCTCAGTAAAAAACTGAAAGTTGAAAACAAAGCCGTGCTTTTGCAAGCGCCTGTGCCTGTTGTAGGAAAAACCACAGCACCCGCCATGCAGCCCAA
This window harbors:
- a CDS encoding GPW/gp25 family protein, whose protein sequence is MNNYPFLGSGWAFPPTFTAPGVSPLMHQGEPLIQQALNLILGTTLGERVMRPDYGSQLAQQMFGSIEASTIRQLELSVHDALLNHEPRIDLNSVMAQSGGDGCINLHIDYTVRATNTRSNMVYPFYLSEAVL